Proteins from a single region of Dyadobacter fanqingshengii:
- a CDS encoding RNA methyltransferase, giving the protein MRKLRVEEMGRLTVEEFKDAEKFPFVVVLDNIRSLANVGSFFRTADAFRAEKIILCGYTQSPPHREITRSAIGAELSVAWEKNESAVDAVRQLKAEGYEIWCVEQAEGSVMLQNFVPHTEKPYAFVFGNEVEGVADEVISVADGCLEIPQFGTKHSFNVSVSAGIVFWEYVRKNIT; this is encoded by the coding sequence ATGCGCAAATTGCGGGTTGAAGAAATGGGCCGGTTGACGGTGGAGGAATTTAAGGACGCGGAAAAATTTCCTTTCGTGGTTGTTTTGGATAATATTCGGAGCCTTGCCAATGTCGGCTCTTTTTTCCGGACTGCAGATGCTTTTCGTGCTGAGAAAATTATTTTGTGTGGTTATACTCAAAGTCCGCCGCACCGGGAGATTACCCGAAGTGCGATCGGGGCAGAATTGTCGGTTGCCTGGGAAAAGAACGAGAGCGCTGTGGATGCGGTGAGGCAGTTGAAGGCGGAGGGATATGAAATTTGGTGCGTTGAACAGGCGGAAGGAAGCGTAATGCTGCAGAATTTTGTTCCACACACTGAAAAACCCTATGCATTTGTCTTTGGAAATGAGGTTGAAGGCGTTGCCGATGAGGTAATTTCCGTGGCGGACGGCTGTTTGGAAATTCCGCAATTTGGGACAAAACATTCTTTCAATGTGTCCGTATCTGCTGGAATCGTGTTTTGGGAATATGTACGGAAAAATATAACATAA
- a CDS encoding response regulator transcription factor translates to MKHILIAEDHAVVRIGTKHLLKSLIPDSTISDVDDFDKILQEIEVKAYDLLILDINIPGGNTTKMVETIRQKSPGIRILMFSSYDEQQYGLMYLQAGADGYLSKDAPEEEFKTAVMSVLNNKKYMSEDMQQMNINRLINPREFLPDPVVSLSPRETDVMNLLKEGLGTAKIAEKLNLQLSTVSTYKARIFEKLGVKNIVELITKIK, encoded by the coding sequence ATGAAACACATACTTATTGCCGAAGATCATGCAGTAGTGAGAATAGGCACCAAGCACCTCCTCAAATCACTGATCCCGGATTCGACTATTTCCGATGTTGACGATTTTGATAAAATACTTCAGGAAATTGAAGTAAAAGCATATGATCTTTTGATCCTGGATATCAACATCCCCGGTGGAAATACGACGAAGATGGTAGAAACCATTCGTCAGAAATCTCCCGGAATTAGGATATTGATGTTCTCGAGCTATGATGAGCAGCAGTACGGCCTGATGTATCTTCAAGCCGGAGCGGATGGTTATTTGTCCAAAGACGCGCCTGAGGAAGAGTTTAAAACGGCTGTAATGAGCGTTTTGAACAATAAGAAATATATGAGCGAGGATATGCAGCAAATGAATATCAACAGGCTCATTAACCCGCGCGAATTCCTTCCGGACCCGGTTGTAAGCTTGTCTCCGAGAGAAACAGACGTGATGAACCTTTTGAAAGAAGGGTTAGGAACCGCCAAAATTGCAGAAAAACTCAACCTGCAACTGTCAACCGTTAGTACTTACAAAGCCCGGATCTTCGAAAAGCTAGGCGTAAAAAATATAGTAGAACTGATCACGAAGATCAAGTAA
- the wecB gene encoding non-hydrolyzing UDP-N-acetylglucosamine 2-epimerase, which yields MINIVGARPNFMKVAPLHRAFSRHKDIESLIVHTGQHYDFQMSGIFFHQLDLPEPAYFLGVNNGSHAQQTAGIMLEFEKVLVAEEPDLVLVVGDVNSTLACALVAVKMHIPVVHVEAGLRSGDRKMPEEINRIMTDAIADQLFVTEHTAVLNLLKENIPTAKIHFVGNVMIDSLLYCLRSLDRLVKSEDEQVELENYILLTLHRPANVDKSAVLIKVLETIRKLTQLQKVIFPIHPRTLKNCEALGLDADLGKIKNLEMIRPQGYREFLELTRDAALVITDSGGIQEETTFLQVPCITLRESTERPVTVEVGTNHLLPDWNAESVLHLAQQIINGACKQGRIPELWDGHAAERIVTILREKYINSYVCDHKRQPSDL from the coding sequence GTGATCAATATCGTTGGGGCACGTCCCAATTTTATGAAAGTGGCGCCGCTACACCGCGCTTTTTCTCGCCATAAAGACATTGAATCCCTGATCGTCCACACCGGCCAGCATTATGATTTTCAAATGTCTGGCATCTTTTTCCACCAGCTTGATCTTCCCGAACCTGCTTATTTTCTCGGCGTGAACAACGGCTCGCATGCGCAGCAAACCGCCGGGATTATGCTGGAATTCGAAAAAGTGCTTGTTGCAGAAGAACCGGATCTGGTGCTGGTGGTCGGTGATGTCAATTCAACGCTGGCTTGTGCATTGGTTGCGGTGAAAATGCACATTCCCGTGGTTCACGTGGAAGCCGGGCTGAGGAGCGGCGACCGCAAAATGCCCGAAGAGATTAACCGGATCATGACCGACGCGATTGCGGATCAGCTGTTTGTGACGGAACATACAGCGGTGCTTAATCTTTTGAAAGAAAATATTCCCACGGCGAAGATTCATTTCGTGGGGAATGTTATGATCGATTCGCTTTTATATTGTCTCCGCAGTTTGGATAGGCTTGTCAAGTCAGAAGATGAGCAAGTTGAACTCGAAAACTACATTTTATTAACATTACACAGACCTGCTAATGTGGATAAGTCAGCGGTTTTGATTAAGGTTTTAGAAACGATCAGAAAACTGACCCAATTGCAGAAAGTGATTTTTCCAATTCATCCGAGAACATTAAAGAATTGTGAGGCGCTGGGTTTGGATGCTGATTTGGGAAAAATAAAAAATCTCGAAATGATCAGACCGCAGGGTTACCGCGAGTTTTTGGAGCTGACGAGAGACGCGGCCTTGGTCATTACCGATTCCGGCGGAATCCAGGAGGAAACAACGTTTTTGCAAGTGCCATGCATTACATTAAGAGAAAGCACAGAAAGGCCGGTGACGGTTGAAGTCGGGACAAACCATTTGTTGCCTGATTGGAATGCAGAATCGGTTTTACATTTGGCTCAACAAATAATCAACGGAGCATGCAAACAAGGCCGGATTCCCGAGCTGTGGGATGGCCATGCAGCCGAACGCATTGTGACAATTTTGAGAGAAAAGTACATTAATTCGTACGTTTGTGACCATAAGCGTCAACCGTCGGATTTGTAA
- a CDS encoding FkbM family methyltransferase, protein MIKKIKNNTWDLLNGIGLGGSVQLFLDGALKQYGWFRSFHTKQSVDANGDPLPWYTYPFILFLKPRLKSAFTVFEYGSGNSTRWYAARVKEITAVEHDADWIKLIKPKLPANAKVVEKPLGDTYIQAVKDAGELYNIIIVDGRNRVKCANFAVDYLTPDGVLILDNSEREWYQKAKEYLKERGFRRLDFIGMAPIVGIETCTSVFYRDGNCLGI, encoded by the coding sequence ATGATTAAAAAAATAAAAAATAATACCTGGGATCTGCTCAACGGGATCGGTCTGGGTGGCAGTGTTCAGCTTTTTCTGGATGGCGCATTGAAGCAATATGGCTGGTTCAGGAGTTTTCATACCAAACAGTCCGTTGATGCAAATGGAGATCCGCTTCCCTGGTACACTTATCCGTTCATTCTATTTTTAAAACCGCGTTTAAAGTCTGCATTTACCGTTTTTGAATATGGATCGGGGAATTCCACGCGCTGGTATGCTGCACGCGTAAAGGAGATCACGGCAGTTGAGCACGATGCGGACTGGATCAAACTGATCAAACCCAAGCTTCCTGCCAATGCAAAAGTGGTTGAAAAGCCATTGGGCGATACTTATATTCAGGCAGTTAAAGATGCAGGTGAGCTCTACAACATTATCATTGTCGACGGACGAAACAGAGTAAAATGCGCCAATTTTGCCGTTGATTATCTTACCCCGGACGGCGTTTTGATCCTGGACAATTCCGAACGTGAATGGTATCAAAAAGCCAAGGAATATTTGAAGGAGCGAGGGTTCAGAAGGCTGGATTTCATTGGTATGGCACCCATTGTGGGTATTGAAACCTGTACCAGCGTATTTTACAGGGATGGGAACTGCCTTGGGATCTGA
- a CDS encoding GNAT family N-acetyltransferase, producing the protein MEKSGNVWVSPPHAPFGGIQCDVGCQESELVFLLGCIKHWVQSQSGEKLVVKTAPSCYYTTLDSLRHIPYLITGFIPIQTCLNSFISVSSSDFYAQIRPAERRRLKKASNSGFEAGLASGLASSVIYEFLEKCRNQMGYRISLTLSQLETLRQNFPDRYLIFTVMAGSEIVALTLTVRANSRVLYNFLCSDMPAYRAYSPTVMLMEAVYNYCRQQNIEILDLGISLDQNGDFKPSLHRFKKNIGGQDCLKLTYEMNFANQIPRQFPSL; encoded by the coding sequence GTGGAAAAGTCAGGCAACGTTTGGGTATCGCCTCCTCATGCTCCATTTGGGGGAATTCAATGTGATGTGGGTTGTCAGGAAAGTGAGCTTGTTTTTTTGCTAGGTTGTATCAAACATTGGGTCCAATCCCAATCGGGCGAAAAGTTGGTGGTCAAGACCGCGCCTTCCTGCTATTACACAACATTAGATAGTTTGCGTCACATTCCTTATCTCATTACTGGGTTTATCCCAATTCAGACCTGTTTAAATAGTTTTATTTCCGTTAGCTCTTCGGATTTTTACGCTCAAATCCGCCCAGCGGAAAGGCGAAGGCTTAAAAAAGCCTCAAATTCGGGTTTTGAGGCCGGTTTAGCCAGTGGGCTTGCTTCGTCAGTTATTTATGAATTTCTGGAAAAATGTCGCAATCAAATGGGTTACCGGATATCACTAACATTGTCTCAACTCGAAACATTAAGGCAAAACTTCCCGGATCGTTACCTTATTTTTACCGTAATGGCTGGTTCCGAGATCGTCGCCCTCACGCTAACGGTTCGGGCTAATAGTCGGGTTTTGTATAACTTTCTGTGCAGCGATATGCCGGCATATCGGGCTTACAGTCCGACGGTAATGTTGATGGAGGCTGTTTACAATTACTGCCGGCAACAAAATATTGAAATCCTTGATCTCGGAATCTCGCTGGATCAGAATGGGGACTTCAAGCCTTCCTTACACCGCTTCAAAAAAAACATTGGCGGCCAGGATTGCTTAAAACTCACTTATGAAATGAATTTTGCAAATCAGATCCCAAGGCAGTTCCCATCCCTGTAA
- a CDS encoding lipopolysaccharide biosynthesis protein translates to MGIIVRQGFKSSIVSYVGVVIGIFNILILYNQFLTQEQLGLYASTLLTFPVIYMSFALLGVPSVAVRFHSRFQDHESRRQLFTFIIITPLVGLAAFVALYLLFKPLYLKFYLDHSPMLVKYYYVFIPLTVGMVYLLALESYSRINLRIAVPSLIREVGLRLFNSAVVIMFGYKLITFDTMVNLTVVSYGLAIVAMLIYLHFQKRLYTSLDFGFIKHPAFKEMYRYGLWVLLGGASAALLPHIEKVLLPAFEGGLGSTAIFDIASRIALVISIPRNSIVMISAPIISEAYARNDIAHIDTIYKKSSLNLFIIGSFLFLGIWTNIDAIFGIIPKSEIYSQGKWVVLMVGISRIADMMTGLNSEILTNSKYYRYDIVFMLFFTVLILFSSQFLIPLYGFNGAAAAALFSTVIYNFVKLFFIRQKLGIQPFTLGTFKVILLGTTAYLVARYMPFPEPDNLISTVLIILARSVIITVIFGGGILLWNVSEDISAGFSSGWKLIKTSILRIK, encoded by the coding sequence ATGGGGATAATTGTACGTCAGGGTTTTAAAAGTTCAATCGTTTCTTACGTTGGAGTTGTCATCGGAATTTTCAATATTCTGATACTTTATAACCAGTTTTTGACGCAGGAACAATTGGGTCTATACGCTTCCACCCTACTAACATTCCCCGTTATTTACATGTCTTTTGCGCTTTTGGGTGTTCCGTCGGTGGCTGTGCGCTTTCATAGCCGGTTCCAGGATCATGAATCGCGGCGGCAGCTTTTTACCTTTATCATTATCACACCGCTTGTTGGTTTGGCGGCTTTTGTGGCGTTATATCTGCTTTTTAAACCACTTTATCTGAAATTTTACCTTGACCATTCACCCATGCTGGTCAAGTATTATTATGTTTTTATTCCGTTGACGGTCGGGATGGTTTATTTGCTTGCGCTCGAATCCTATTCAAGAATCAATCTCCGCATTGCCGTTCCGTCACTCATTCGTGAGGTTGGGTTACGGCTTTTCAATAGTGCTGTGGTGATTATGTTTGGCTACAAGCTCATCACATTCGACACGATGGTGAATTTGACGGTGGTAAGTTACGGACTCGCCATCGTCGCGATGCTGATTTATCTACATTTCCAAAAACGCCTTTACACTTCCCTGGATTTTGGTTTCATCAAACATCCCGCCTTTAAAGAAATGTATCGTTACGGACTCTGGGTTTTGCTGGGCGGCGCCAGTGCAGCATTGCTTCCACACATTGAAAAAGTACTTCTTCCAGCCTTTGAAGGCGGTTTGGGCAGCACGGCGATTTTCGACATTGCGTCCAGGATCGCATTAGTCATCTCGATTCCCAGGAATAGCATTGTCATGATCAGCGCGCCGATCATTTCCGAAGCTTATGCCCGCAATGACATTGCGCACATTGACACGATTTATAAAAAATCCTCCCTTAACCTGTTCATTATCGGCTCTTTCCTTTTTCTCGGCATATGGACGAACATTGATGCAATTTTTGGTATTATTCCAAAATCAGAAATTTACTCGCAAGGCAAATGGGTAGTGCTGATGGTCGGTATTTCGCGGATCGCAGATATGATGACGGGCTTGAATTCTGAAATCCTGACCAACTCAAAATATTATCGCTACGACATTGTTTTCATGTTGTTTTTCACGGTCCTGATCCTGTTCAGCAGCCAATTCCTGATCCCGCTTTACGGCTTCAATGGTGCCGCCGCCGCCGCGCTTTTTTCAACCGTGATTTATAATTTTGTCAAACTGTTCTTTATCCGACAAAAACTTGGTATACAACCATTTACGCTTGGAACATTCAAAGTGATATTGCTTGGAACCACGGCCTATCTTGTAGCCCGTTACATGCCTTTTCCCGAACCTGATAATTTGATATCCACAGTGCTGATCATCCTGGCACGTTCTGTCATCATTACTGTGATTTTTGGCGGCGGAATCTTGCTATGGAACGTTTCAGAGGATATTTCAGCCGGGTTCAGCAGCGGCTGGAAATTAATTAAGACAAGTATTCTGAGGATAAAATAA
- a CDS encoding histone H1/H5 family protein, HCT subfamily translates to MKSATKKLTTEIAETLSGKIAAVSAGSKKIKKSIEKAAAKLAKKVAKFEKESEKKKAKEAKNEEKKLKVKDKGKKEGKKEKAAKVAALVAAASSKAAVAAPAKPVAVKATTVKPSVGRTGSRPAKSSAEAEKSVVETPAQ, encoded by the coding sequence ATGAAATCTGCCACAAAAAAATTAACGACCGAAATTGCAGAAACGCTTTCCGGCAAAATCGCTGCAGTTTCTGCAGGTTCCAAGAAAATAAAAAAGTCCATCGAAAAAGCCGCTGCTAAACTGGCTAAGAAAGTTGCCAAGTTTGAAAAGGAGTCGGAGAAAAAGAAGGCAAAAGAAGCGAAGAACGAAGAGAAAAAGTTGAAGGTGAAAGACAAGGGCAAAAAAGAGGGTAAAAAAGAAAAAGCAGCTAAGGTGGCTGCGTTAGTTGCCGCTGCGTCTTCAAAAGCTGCTGTGGCGGCTCCTGCCAAGCCGGTTGCTGTAAAAGCGACGACTGTTAAGCCATCAGTTGGCCGCACCGGATCACGACCAGCAAAATCTTCTGCGGAAGCTGAGAAGTCGGTTGTAGAGACACCCGCTCAATAA
- the pgeF gene encoding peptidoglycan editing factor PgeF, translated as MSLIANNAVKPLFRVPEIFSRFNGLIAAESTRHGGVSKSPYGSLNLGGSQDDPALIMENNRLFFNALNVPFETVAKSHQVHEDKIINVQSAGRFEGYDALVTNKPNIQLAVTVADCTPILIFDPLTRSVAAIHAGWRGTVTGIVTKTVAMLQTEFGADPKNCVAYVGTCIDECSFEVGEDVSDNFEEKYKRFDVGKQKYYVDLKAANRDQLITSGLSPENIQTSAYSTVLHNDDYFSYRLEKGFTGRMLATIGLVD; from the coding sequence ATGTCTTTAATAGCCAACAACGCGGTAAAGCCGCTTTTCAGAGTTCCTGAAATATTTTCCCGATTCAACGGCCTTATCGCGGCGGAAAGCACCAGACATGGAGGCGTCAGCAAAAGCCCGTATGGGTCATTGAACCTGGGTGGCTCGCAGGATGACCCTGCCCTTATCATGGAGAATAATCGTTTGTTTTTCAATGCGTTAAATGTTCCTTTCGAAACTGTTGCCAAGTCGCATCAGGTGCATGAGGATAAAATTATAAATGTTCAAAGTGCCGGGCGGTTTGAAGGTTATGATGCGCTGGTTACCAATAAACCCAACATCCAATTAGCGGTCACGGTAGCGGATTGCACCCCGATCCTGATTTTCGACCCATTGACTAGAAGCGTTGCTGCTATTCATGCAGGCTGGCGGGGAACCGTAACGGGCATTGTGACAAAAACCGTAGCAATGCTTCAAACCGAGTTCGGCGCAGACCCCAAAAACTGCGTTGCATACGTCGGAACGTGCATTGATGAATGTTCCTTCGAAGTAGGCGAGGATGTTTCGGATAATTTTGAAGAAAAATATAAGCGGTTCGACGTTGGGAAACAGAAATATTATGTGGATTTGAAAGCCGCTAACCGGGACCAGTTAATTACCTCAGGCCTGTCTCCTGAAAACATCCAGACTTCTGCGTATTCCACAGTGCTCCACAACGACGATTATTTTTCTTACCGCTTGGAAAAAGGCTTCACAGGCAGAATGCTCGCCACAATCGGATTAGTTGACTGA